A region from the Salvia splendens isolate huo1 chromosome 15, SspV2, whole genome shotgun sequence genome encodes:
- the LOC121767345 gene encoding uncharacterized protein LOC121767345 isoform X2, producing MDSSSTLPPSTSATPPLTSLEEVVYKTKVIEFFDRTAPIILQNNNGPCPLLSICNVLSLKNSLSLSLDTPEVSQDKLLSLVADRLINSNSKIDNKDAGYVKNQQQNITDAIDLLPRLTTGIDVNIKFRRIDDFEFTPECAIFDLLDIPLYHGWIVDPQDIETADAIGSKSYNSLMSELVSLETQAMECEENENLEEDSVDFVAATTAVLGIPSPSLSRSQSFTDSPRSMKKGDMEEEGEVLRVLKLSETEMLSSAMAGVAVDTDSEHMGKSEVLICSEPVGNHVSGETVKDGALISNDSDNFVHDDEFKRSCGSAVDEPGNSEHVDETLSLEEVPSSSSHCHDEPRNSEHVENKFTSTSDQDEQSNCTNDCTAGELPSFLTASADLGSSSGPVHNTFSPVLNSGIDVSEPMYEGEECIMESGTAVCQNQEPIYEGEMVLAKQGDSGCVNEGDSMERISITQGELIRNFMKNSASQLTIYGLFCLLDKVKERELCVFFRNNHFNTMFKYEGDLYILATDQGYINQPDLVWEKLNEVNGDTVYVMGNFKDFKMDDPSNVTWDEQNAMSCTAVCSSRISGL from the exons ATGGATTCTTCTTCTACATTGCCGCCATCGACCTCCGCCACGCCGCCGCTGACCTCGCTGGAGGAGGTTGTGTACAAGACCAAAGTGATTGAATTCTTCGACCGAACAGCTCCCATCATTCTCCAAAACAATAATGGCCCCTGCCCTCTCCTCTCTATAT GTAATGTTCTCTCCCTAAAGAACAGTTTGAGTTTGAGTCTGGATACACCAGAGGTTTCGCAGGATAAATTGCTTTCTCTGGTCGCTGACCGGTTGATTAATTCGAACAGTAAAATTGAT AACAAAGATGCTGGCTATGTTAAGAATCAGCAGCAGAATATTACTGATGCTATTGATTTACTTCCTAGGCTCACAACTGGCATTGATGTGAATATAAAATTCAGAAG AATTGATGACTTTGAGTTCACTCCAGAATGTGCAATATTTGATTTACTGGATATCCCACTTTACCATGGATGGATTGTTGATCCACAG GATATTGAAACTGCTGATGCTATTGGCTCAAAATCATATAACTCTCTCATGAGTGAGCTTGTTTCTTTGGAAACACAAGCTATGGAGTGTGAAGAGAATGAGAATCTAGAAGAAGACAGTGTAGATTTTGTGGCTGCAACAACTGCTGTTCTTGGAATTCCATCTCCTAGTCTTTCAAGAAGCCAATCCTTCACTGATTCACCCCGAAGTATGAAAAAGGGAGATatggaagaagaaggagaagtcTTGAGAGTCTTGAAGTTATCAGAGACTGAAATGCTTAGTTCAGCAATGGCCGGTGTAGCTGTAGATACTGATAGTGAACATATGGGGAAGTCTGAAGTGTTGATATGTTCAGAACCAGTGGGAAATCATGTTTCTGGTGAAACTGTAAAGGATGGGGCATTAATTTCTAATGACAGTGACAATTTTGTACATGATGATGAATTTAAAAGATCTTGTGGAAGTGCAGTTGATGAACCCGGGAATAGTGAACATGTTGATGAAACTCTCTCTTTAGAAGAAGTTCCTTCATCTTCTAGTCACTGTCATGATGAACCCAGGAATAGTGAACATGTTGAAAATAAATTCACTTCCACTTCAGACCAGGATGAACAAAGTAATTGCACAAATGATTGTACAGCTGGAGAATTACCAAGCTTCTTGACTGCTTCTGCAGATTTAGGATCATCAAGTGGCCCAGTACATAACACCTTTAGTCCTGTCCTCAATTCAGGTATTGATGTTAGTGAACCGATGTACGAAGGGGAAGAGTGTATAATGGAATCAGGAACTGCAGTCTGTCAAAATCAAGAGCCCATTTATGAGGGTGAGATGGTTCTTGCCAAACAAGGGGATAGTGGTTGTGTTAATGAGGGTGACTCTATGGAGAGAATATCTATCACACAAG GAGAACTAATCAGGAACTTTATGAAGAACAGTGCTAGTCAGTTGACTATTTATGG CCTATTTTGCTTACTAGATAAAGTGAAGGAACGTGAGCTGTGTGTTTTTTTCAGAAATAATCACTTCAACACTATGTTTAAG TATGAAGGTGACTTGTATATATTGGCAACAGACCAAGGTTACATAAATCAGCCAGATTTAGTATGGGAAAAACTTAATGAG GTGAATGGTGATACTGTGTACGTGATGGGAAACTTTAAGGATTTCAAGATGGATGATCCTTCCAACGTGACCTGGGATGAGCAGAATGCCATGTCCTGTACGGCTGTATGTAGTTCTCGTATTTCTGGTTTATGA
- the LOC121767345 gene encoding ubiquitin carboxyl-terminal hydrolase MINDY-1-like isoform X1 translates to MDSSSTLPPSTSATPPLTSLEEVVYKTKVIEFFDRTAPIILQNNNGPCPLLSICNVLSLKNSLSLSLDTPEVSQDKLLSLVADRLINSNSKIDNKDAGYVKNQQQNITDAIDLLPRLTTGIDVNIKFRRIDDFEFTPECAIFDLLDIPLYHGWIVDPQDIETADAIGSKSYNSLMSELVSLETQAMECEENENLEEDSVDFVAATTAVLGIPSPSLSRSQSFTDSPRSMKKGDMEEEGEVLRVLKLSETEMLSSAMAGVAVDTDSEHMGKSEVLICSEPVGNHVSGETVKDGALISNDSDNFVHDDEFKRSCGSAVDEPGNSEHVDETLSLEEVPSSSSHCHDEPRNSEHVENKFTSTSDQDEQSNCTNDCTAGELPSFLTASADLGSSSGPVHNTFSPVLNSGIDVSEPMYEGEECIMESGTAVCQNQEPIYEGEMVLAKQGDSGCVNEGDSMERISITQGELIRNFMKNSASQLTIYGLFCLLDKVKERELCVFFRNNHFNTMFKYEGDLYILATDQGYINQPDLVWEKLNEVNGDTVYVMGNFKDFKMDDPSNVTWDEQNAMSCTADYIASIDCVAQSNSNINSDLQLAIALQQQEFEQQQPQRSVHPTVASDSGLATDPQVSHNSGKHTPSSTKHESKSKEKCAIM, encoded by the exons ATGGATTCTTCTTCTACATTGCCGCCATCGACCTCCGCCACGCCGCCGCTGACCTCGCTGGAGGAGGTTGTGTACAAGACCAAAGTGATTGAATTCTTCGACCGAACAGCTCCCATCATTCTCCAAAACAATAATGGCCCCTGCCCTCTCCTCTCTATAT GTAATGTTCTCTCCCTAAAGAACAGTTTGAGTTTGAGTCTGGATACACCAGAGGTTTCGCAGGATAAATTGCTTTCTCTGGTCGCTGACCGGTTGATTAATTCGAACAGTAAAATTGAT AACAAAGATGCTGGCTATGTTAAGAATCAGCAGCAGAATATTACTGATGCTATTGATTTACTTCCTAGGCTCACAACTGGCATTGATGTGAATATAAAATTCAGAAG AATTGATGACTTTGAGTTCACTCCAGAATGTGCAATATTTGATTTACTGGATATCCCACTTTACCATGGATGGATTGTTGATCCACAG GATATTGAAACTGCTGATGCTATTGGCTCAAAATCATATAACTCTCTCATGAGTGAGCTTGTTTCTTTGGAAACACAAGCTATGGAGTGTGAAGAGAATGAGAATCTAGAAGAAGACAGTGTAGATTTTGTGGCTGCAACAACTGCTGTTCTTGGAATTCCATCTCCTAGTCTTTCAAGAAGCCAATCCTTCACTGATTCACCCCGAAGTATGAAAAAGGGAGATatggaagaagaaggagaagtcTTGAGAGTCTTGAAGTTATCAGAGACTGAAATGCTTAGTTCAGCAATGGCCGGTGTAGCTGTAGATACTGATAGTGAACATATGGGGAAGTCTGAAGTGTTGATATGTTCAGAACCAGTGGGAAATCATGTTTCTGGTGAAACTGTAAAGGATGGGGCATTAATTTCTAATGACAGTGACAATTTTGTACATGATGATGAATTTAAAAGATCTTGTGGAAGTGCAGTTGATGAACCCGGGAATAGTGAACATGTTGATGAAACTCTCTCTTTAGAAGAAGTTCCTTCATCTTCTAGTCACTGTCATGATGAACCCAGGAATAGTGAACATGTTGAAAATAAATTCACTTCCACTTCAGACCAGGATGAACAAAGTAATTGCACAAATGATTGTACAGCTGGAGAATTACCAAGCTTCTTGACTGCTTCTGCAGATTTAGGATCATCAAGTGGCCCAGTACATAACACCTTTAGTCCTGTCCTCAATTCAGGTATTGATGTTAGTGAACCGATGTACGAAGGGGAAGAGTGTATAATGGAATCAGGAACTGCAGTCTGTCAAAATCAAGAGCCCATTTATGAGGGTGAGATGGTTCTTGCCAAACAAGGGGATAGTGGTTGTGTTAATGAGGGTGACTCTATGGAGAGAATATCTATCACACAAG GAGAACTAATCAGGAACTTTATGAAGAACAGTGCTAGTCAGTTGACTATTTATGG CCTATTTTGCTTACTAGATAAAGTGAAGGAACGTGAGCTGTGTGTTTTTTTCAGAAATAATCACTTCAACACTATGTTTAAG TATGAAGGTGACTTGTATATATTGGCAACAGACCAAGGTTACATAAATCAGCCAGATTTAGTATGGGAAAAACTTAATGAG GTGAATGGTGATACTGTGTACGTGATGGGAAACTTTAAGGATTTCAAGATGGATGATCCTTCCAACGTGACCTGGGATGAGCAGAATGCCATGTCCTGTACGGCT GACTATATAGCTAGCATTGATTGTGTAGCTCAATCAAATTCCAATATCAA
- the LOC121767345 gene encoding uncharacterized protein LOC121767345 isoform X3, with the protein MDSSSTLPPSTSATPPLTSLEEVVYKTKVIEFFDRTAPIILQNNNGPCPLLSICNVLSLKNSLSLSLDTPEVSQDKLLSLVADRLINSNSKIDNKDAGYVKNQQQNITDAIDLLPRLTTGIDVNIKFRRIDDFEFTPECAIFDLLDIPLYHGWIVDPQDIETADAIGSKSYNSLMSELVSLETQAMECEENENLEEDSVDFVAATTAVLGIPSPSLSRSQSFTDSPRSMKKGDMEEEGEVLRVLKLSETEMLSSAMAGVAVDTDSEHMGKSEVLICSEPVGNHVSGETVKDGALISNDSDNFVHDDEFKRSCGSAVDEPGNSEHVDETLSLEEVPSSSSHCHDEPRNSEHVENKFTSTSDQDEQSNCTNDCTAGELPSFLTASADLGSSSGPVHNTFSPVLNSGIDVSEPMYEGEECIMESGTAVCQNQEPIYEGEMVLAKQGDSGCVNEGDSMERISITQGELIRNFMKNSASQLTIYGLFCLLDKVKERELCVFFRNNHFNTMFKYEGDLYILATDQGYINQPDLVWEKLNEVNGDTVYVMGNFKDFKMDDPSNVTWDEQNAMS; encoded by the exons ATGGATTCTTCTTCTACATTGCCGCCATCGACCTCCGCCACGCCGCCGCTGACCTCGCTGGAGGAGGTTGTGTACAAGACCAAAGTGATTGAATTCTTCGACCGAACAGCTCCCATCATTCTCCAAAACAATAATGGCCCCTGCCCTCTCCTCTCTATAT GTAATGTTCTCTCCCTAAAGAACAGTTTGAGTTTGAGTCTGGATACACCAGAGGTTTCGCAGGATAAATTGCTTTCTCTGGTCGCTGACCGGTTGATTAATTCGAACAGTAAAATTGAT AACAAAGATGCTGGCTATGTTAAGAATCAGCAGCAGAATATTACTGATGCTATTGATTTACTTCCTAGGCTCACAACTGGCATTGATGTGAATATAAAATTCAGAAG AATTGATGACTTTGAGTTCACTCCAGAATGTGCAATATTTGATTTACTGGATATCCCACTTTACCATGGATGGATTGTTGATCCACAG GATATTGAAACTGCTGATGCTATTGGCTCAAAATCATATAACTCTCTCATGAGTGAGCTTGTTTCTTTGGAAACACAAGCTATGGAGTGTGAAGAGAATGAGAATCTAGAAGAAGACAGTGTAGATTTTGTGGCTGCAACAACTGCTGTTCTTGGAATTCCATCTCCTAGTCTTTCAAGAAGCCAATCCTTCACTGATTCACCCCGAAGTATGAAAAAGGGAGATatggaagaagaaggagaagtcTTGAGAGTCTTGAAGTTATCAGAGACTGAAATGCTTAGTTCAGCAATGGCCGGTGTAGCTGTAGATACTGATAGTGAACATATGGGGAAGTCTGAAGTGTTGATATGTTCAGAACCAGTGGGAAATCATGTTTCTGGTGAAACTGTAAAGGATGGGGCATTAATTTCTAATGACAGTGACAATTTTGTACATGATGATGAATTTAAAAGATCTTGTGGAAGTGCAGTTGATGAACCCGGGAATAGTGAACATGTTGATGAAACTCTCTCTTTAGAAGAAGTTCCTTCATCTTCTAGTCACTGTCATGATGAACCCAGGAATAGTGAACATGTTGAAAATAAATTCACTTCCACTTCAGACCAGGATGAACAAAGTAATTGCACAAATGATTGTACAGCTGGAGAATTACCAAGCTTCTTGACTGCTTCTGCAGATTTAGGATCATCAAGTGGCCCAGTACATAACACCTTTAGTCCTGTCCTCAATTCAGGTATTGATGTTAGTGAACCGATGTACGAAGGGGAAGAGTGTATAATGGAATCAGGAACTGCAGTCTGTCAAAATCAAGAGCCCATTTATGAGGGTGAGATGGTTCTTGCCAAACAAGGGGATAGTGGTTGTGTTAATGAGGGTGACTCTATGGAGAGAATATCTATCACACAAG GAGAACTAATCAGGAACTTTATGAAGAACAGTGCTAGTCAGTTGACTATTTATGG CCTATTTTGCTTACTAGATAAAGTGAAGGAACGTGAGCTGTGTGTTTTTTTCAGAAATAATCACTTCAACACTATGTTTAAG TATGAAGGTGACTTGTATATATTGGCAACAGACCAAGGTTACATAAATCAGCCAGATTTAGTATGGGAAAAACTTAATGAG GTGAATGGTGATACTGTGTACGTGATGGGAAACTTTAAGGATTTCAAGATGGATGATCCTTCCAACGTGACCTGGGATGAGCAGAATGCCATGTCCT GA
- the LOC121769405 gene encoding protein STAY-GREEN homolog, chloroplastic-like, with amino-acid sequence MGTMAAALLLPSKSPLTDERNALFLHRTTSRHRKNKSIFPVARLFGPAIFEASKLKVLFLGAEKKHPGKHPRTYTLTHSDITSKLTLAISQTINNSQLQGWYNKLQRDEVVAEWKKIKGKMSLHVHCHISGGHFLLDLFSRLRYFIFCKELPVVLKAFVHGDEDLFKNYPELQESLVWVYFHSNIPEFNKVECWGPLRDASSPSHDGDAFFQGNDYGSGFDTLQPCQEDCSCCFPPMSLIPWPQHAQVIDDLAAPSESLDASQTYPSGGSS; translated from the exons ATGGGAACCATGGCAGCTGCGTTGCTCCTCCCATCAAAATCTCCATTAACAGATGAAAGAAACGCTTTATTTCTGCACAGAACAACAAGCAGACACAGAAAAAATAAATCCATCTTCCct GTTGCAAGATTATTTGGGCCGGCAATATTTGAGGCATCAAAGCTCAAAGTCCTGTTTTTAGGGGCAGAGAAAAAGCATCCAGGAAAGCATCCAAGAACATACACACTTACACACAGTGACATCACTTCCAAGCTCACTCTAGCCATCTCTCAAACCATTAACAATTCCCAG TTGCAAGGATGGTACAACAAGTTACAAAGAGATGAAGTGGTGGCGGAGTGGAAGAAAATCAAAGGGAAGATGTCTCTCCACGTCCATTGTCACATTAGTGGTGGTCACTTCCTCTTAGACCTTTTCTCCAGGCTCAGATACTTCATTTTTTGCAAAGAACTTCCTGtg GTGTTGAAGGCTTTTGTGCATGGAGATGAGGACTTGTTCAAAAACTACCCGGAGCTACAAGAGTCTTTGGTTTGGGTGTATTTCCACTCCAACATTCCGGAATTCAACAAGGTCGAGTGCTGGGGCCCACTCAGGGACGCATCGTCCCCCTCCCACGACGGGGATGCTTTCTTTCAGGGCAATGATTATGGGTCGGGTTTCGATACCCTACAGCCTTGCCAAGAGGACTGCTCTTGTTGTTTTCCACCAATGAGCTTGATTCCATGGCCCCAGCATGCCCAAGTCATCGACGATCTTGCTGCCCCTTCCGAATCACTCGATGCCTCGCAAACTTATCCGTCCGGTGGTTCTTCTTGA